The nucleotide window CTCCACTGTTCAAACAGAATAGCTGGATGCTTCAGATCATCGTTCATTGCAATAGCGAGCGACAATTCATCCGTGATCTTGTTCTTCACATCCCAGTAATGGAGGACAGATTCAAAACCATTTGTCTTCTTGGGCCACCACTTCTCAAGTAAATACTGTATCGGTACCTCTTTGCGAACATCGGGGTCAAGACTGTAAAAGGCATTGACCGCATGGCTGACCGCATATTGTACACGGTGCCTCCATTGCAGAGGAGAACGTTGCTCAGACACCGGCTCAGGGCGGATGAATCGGTGTGGACTGCGCAACATCTCTTCCAATCTGTAATCTTCAAGCAGACGTCCAGGAAGATCATTCCTTCCGACGGGCATCGCTGCCTGAACATTATGTCTTAACATGACCTTTAGGACACCTGTAATCCGGCAGCAGCGAAGCGTTTGCCAAAGTCACGGCATGTATCCTTCTCCTGCTCAAGCGGACTGTATTCAATCTTTAACATCTCTGGAGATACCTCCGCCCCACGCTCTTGCAGCTTGGCAGCCGCGAGATCAACAGCACCACAGAACTGCTCATACGAAGTGTCACCACTACCGAACACCGCAGCTCTCTTTCCACTCAGGTCAAGCTCATCCAGCTCCTCATAGAAATCCAGGAATTCATCTGGCAACTCCCCGTCTCCCCAGGTGTAGACGCCAATCATAACTCCGTCATAATCCAATACATCCGCTGCATTACAATCCGTTACGGATTTCAGGTCTGCCTCGTGGCCTCCCTGTGT belongs to Paenibacillus sp. FSL H8-0079 and includes:
- a CDS encoding flavodoxin, which produces MAKLLVAYASMTGNTEEIAELIVEGITQGGHEADLKSVTDCNAADVLDYDGVMIGVYTWGDGELPDEFLDFYEELDELDLSGKRAAVFGSGDTSYEQFCGAVDLAAAKLQERGAEVSPEMLKIEYSPLEQEKDTCRDFGKRFAAAGLQVS